The Desulfobacterales bacterium genome includes a region encoding these proteins:
- the surE gene encoding 5'/3'-nucleotidase SurE, with translation MMNILLTNDDGIYAPGLATLYAHLSPDHHVEVIAPDREQSAVGHGITLNDPLRAHKVSIPNAFEGYAVSGTPADCIKFAVLELLKTKPDLVISGINPGANVGVNINYSGTVAAAKEATMYGILAIAVSIHSRQVESYDTAAVIVAQLAQDISARGLPPGTFLNVNIPNLPLSKIAGVQFSRLDMDFFPEYIDKRIDPRERTYYWQGCDSLPQGKSIDIDGSALCKDFISITPIKCDQTDYDVLENLKKGKILKQHKN, from the coding sequence ATGATGAATATTCTGTTAACCAATGACGATGGAATATATGCGCCGGGCTTGGCAACGTTATATGCGCACCTGTCACCGGATCACCATGTAGAGGTCATTGCTCCTGACCGCGAACAAAGTGCGGTCGGTCATGGTATTACCTTAAATGACCCCCTGCGTGCGCATAAAGTGTCGATTCCGAATGCTTTTGAAGGCTATGCCGTCTCTGGCACGCCGGCAGATTGCATCAAATTTGCCGTGCTCGAGCTTTTGAAAACCAAACCGGATTTAGTGATATCCGGTATTAATCCGGGAGCCAATGTGGGGGTCAATATTAATTATTCCGGTACGGTGGCAGCAGCTAAAGAGGCGACAATGTACGGCATCTTGGCAATTGCGGTGTCCATTCACAGCCGTCAAGTGGAATCGTATGATACGGCTGCCGTTATTGTCGCGCAACTGGCCCAGGACATATCCGCCCGCGGGCTGCCGCCCGGCACCTTTTTAAACGTGAATATCCCCAACCTTCCTTTATCGAAAATAGCCGGTGTGCAGTTTAGTCGGCTGGATATGGATTTTTTCCCTGAATACATCGATAAGCGCATCGATCCGCGCGAGCGAACTTATTACTGGCAGGGGTGTGATTCTCTGCCCCAGGGAAAGTCTATCGATATTGACGGCTCTGCATTGTGCAAAGATTTCATTTCGATCACGCCGATTAAGTGTGATCAAACAGATTACGATGTGCTTGAAAATTTGAAAAAAGGCAAAATTCTTAAGCAGCATAAAAATTAG
- the lptD gene encoding LPS assembly protein LptD gives MKHLGSIFFYKIRCLTAFLGCMILAAVATPLPAAAQLLQLEPEQILEDKRRLPWELHAEEVAYDRQLDQYMASGNVQIARGDIRLTADFIRYDHKSQRAFARGNVRLVVGQDILTGSYLEIDLDNQVGFIEDAYLYLKENNFHITAEKIEKTGKKTYRMDQATLTTCDGPQPSWKINARDVKVKEDGAGTAKHAVLRARKVPVLYTPFFYYPARKDRQSGFLMPEFGQSDRRGYQYNQPFFWAISESTDATFYGHHMSNRGIKPGAEFRYYLSEQTKGTFMLDGLKDDKTDTGGQSSNDYGFRDAGEEVLRRNDNRYWFRMSHHQPVPLGFFAKLDLDIVRDQDYLREFREGYMGYDDTNQYFRARFNRQLDDYNDPIRTNRLNLNRLWPSFSLNFEPRWNDDIRRNGNTSGTLQRLPLISFDGSKQKISTSPFYFDLASQYDHFWRDTGQRGQRFDIQPRLYLPFRVQNYLTIEPSAGYRQTIYRLDKTNFDDQINDDRWSHREIFDTRLELFSEIEKVFDFEGQLFEKIKHRIRPQITHEIITNSRQRGLPRFDAVDRIDESNKFTYGIINTLTSKSKTTAAQRLKPSLAINRGARRQSTADFLYNDLLRLQVQHSYDFEQSTRPFAPIFAKLDVRPGRYVWIDADAQYSVYDNTFLTHNVAGTIWDNRGDELFVDYRYEKKAKETQTKEDIQSLTGKLKVQITDRFSVNGGNEYNFESEQRIKTTLGFTYKTQCWAFDFNYINEPNDWKVGFRIELVGLGEFKY, from the coding sequence TTGAAACATTTGGGTTCGATTTTCTTCTATAAAATACGCTGCCTGACCGCTTTCCTCGGCTGTATGATATTGGCTGCTGTCGCCACACCGCTACCGGCGGCAGCCCAGCTATTGCAATTGGAGCCCGAACAGATTTTGGAGGATAAGCGCCGGCTACCCTGGGAACTGCATGCCGAAGAGGTGGCCTACGACCGGCAGCTGGACCAATATATGGCCAGCGGCAATGTGCAGATAGCCAGGGGCGATATCCGCTTGACAGCCGATTTTATTCGGTATGATCACAAATCTCAACGCGCATTTGCCAGGGGAAACGTCCGGCTGGTCGTTGGCCAGGATATTCTGACCGGCAGCTATCTGGAGATCGATCTTGACAACCAGGTGGGGTTTATCGAAGATGCGTATTTGTATTTAAAAGAAAACAATTTCCATATCACAGCTGAAAAAATCGAAAAAACGGGTAAAAAAACCTATCGGATGGATCAAGCCACCCTGACGACCTGCGATGGACCGCAACCCAGTTGGAAAATCAATGCCCGGGACGTTAAAGTTAAAGAGGATGGTGCCGGCACTGCGAAACACGCCGTGCTGCGCGCCAGAAAGGTACCGGTTCTGTATACGCCTTTTTTCTATTATCCGGCAAGAAAAGACCGCCAGAGCGGCTTTCTGATGCCCGAGTTTGGGCAGTCCGATCGCAGGGGATATCAATATAATCAGCCTTTTTTCTGGGCCATTTCAGAAAGCACAGATGCCACCTTTTACGGCCATCACATGTCGAACCGCGGCATAAAGCCCGGCGCCGAATTTCGCTATTACTTGAGTGAGCAAACCAAAGGTACCTTCATGTTAGATGGCTTAAAAGACGACAAGACCGATACCGGCGGTCAATCCAGCAATGACTATGGATTTAGAGACGCCGGAGAAGAAGTCTTGCGCAGAAATGACAATCGCTATTGGTTTCGCATGAGTCATCATCAACCGGTTCCGCTGGGATTTTTTGCCAAGCTGGATTTAGACATTGTCAGAGACCAGGACTATCTGCGTGAATTTAGGGAAGGCTATATGGGGTATGATGACACCAACCAATATTTTCGCGCAAGATTCAATCGACAGCTTGACGACTATAACGATCCGATTCGAACCAACCGCTTGAATTTGAATCGGCTGTGGCCCTCGTTTAGTCTTAATTTTGAGCCGCGCTGGAACGATGATATCCGACGAAACGGCAACACCAGCGGTACCCTGCAGCGATTGCCCTTGATCTCATTTGACGGTAGCAAACAAAAAATTTCGACGTCACCTTTCTATTTTGATCTGGCTTCACAATATGACCATTTCTGGCGTGACACCGGTCAACGGGGGCAGCGTTTTGATATCCAGCCCCGACTTTATTTGCCTTTTCGCGTGCAAAATTATTTGACCATTGAACCCTCTGCAGGATACCGCCAAACCATCTATCGCCTGGATAAAACAAACTTTGATGACCAAATCAACGACGACCGCTGGTCCCATCGGGAAATATTTGACACCCGCTTGGAACTCTTTAGCGAAATTGAAAAAGTATTCGATTTTGAAGGCCAATTATTTGAAAAAATTAAACATCGCATTCGACCTCAGATTACCCATGAGATCATAACCAACTCCAGACAAAGAGGTCTGCCCCGTTTTGATGCCGTCGACCGCATCGATGAGTCCAATAAATTTACCTATGGGATAATCAATACATTAACCTCCAAATCCAAAACTACCGCAGCACAAAGGTTAAAGCCATCGCTGGCTATCAATCGCGGTGCCCGGCGTCAATCTACCGCTGACTTTTTGTATAATGACCTGTTGCGTCTCCAGGTGCAGCATAGCTATGATTTTGAACAATCCACCCGGCCGTTTGCCCCCATATTTGCCAAACTGGATGTCCGGCCGGGAAGATACGTCTGGATCGATGCCGATGCGCAATATTCTGTTTATGACAACACATTTCTGACACACAACGTAGCAGGTACCATCTGGGACAACCGCGGGGATGAGCTTTTTGTGGACTATCGGTATGAAAAAAAAGCAAAAGAAACGCAGACCAAAGAAGATATCCAGTCCCTGACCGGGAAATTAAAGGTGCAGATCACAGATCGCTTTTCCGTCAATGGTGGTAATGAGTATAATTTTGAATCTGAGCAAAGAATAAAAACGACTCTCGGATTCACTTATAAAACCCAATGTTGGGCTTTTGACTTTAACTATATTAATGAGCCCAATGACTGGAAGGTAGGTTTTAGAATCGAACTAGTTGGCTTGGGCGAATTTAAATATTAA
- a CDS encoding UpxY family transcription antiterminator, protein MEDKRLTHLWYVLHTKSRFENVVFDGLGKKSIEVFLPKVTVRSKRRDRKAMIRVPLFPGYLFVKTDLAPQSHLEVVKTAGAVRLIGSKQGPVHVPEETIESLKIMVSADHPITTGTRLKAGDRVLVVHGPFVGVSGTFIRYGGKGRVIVNIEALGQYAGVEVSEDDIEIVPKILT, encoded by the coding sequence ATGGAAGATAAACGCTTGACACATTTGTGGTATGTGTTGCATACCAAAAGCCGATTTGAAAACGTTGTTTTTGATGGTCTAGGGAAAAAATCCATTGAGGTTTTTTTGCCGAAAGTGACCGTGCGGAGCAAACGTCGCGACCGTAAGGCCATGATACGCGTGCCGCTATTCCCCGGGTACCTGTTTGTCAAGACGGATTTGGCGCCCCAGTCCCATCTGGAGGTGGTTAAAACCGCCGGGGCAGTGCGACTGATTGGCAGCAAACAGGGACCGGTGCACGTTCCGGAGGAAACCATTGAATCCTTAAAAATCATGGTCAGCGCAGATCATCCCATCACAACCGGCACCCGATTAAAAGCCGGAGACCGGGTCTTGGTGGTTCATGGTCCGTTTGTCGGCGTTAGCGGAACGTTTATCCGCTATGGGGGAAAGGGACGGGTGATTGTCAACATCGAGGCCCTTGGCCAATACGCTGGCGTGGAAGTCAGTGAGGATGATATTGAAATCGTGCCGAAAATATTAACATAA
- a CDS encoding HU family DNA-binding protein — translation MNKLELISALKTEANISKAEAAKVVQIFFDNMADAMARGERVEIRGLCSFFVKDYKSYTGRNPKTGEQVTIKPKKLPFFKSGKELKERVDY, via the coding sequence ATGAATAAGTTGGAGCTCATCTCCGCCTTGAAAACCGAGGCCAATATATCGAAAGCCGAAGCGGCAAAGGTTGTACAGATATTTTTCGATAACATGGCGGATGCCATGGCGAGGGGAGAACGGGTTGAAATTCGGGGTCTGTGCAGCTTTTTTGTAAAAGACTATAAGAGCTACACCGGCCGAAACCCAAAAACCGGCGAGCAAGTTACCATTAAGCCGAAAAAGCTGCCTTTTTTCAAATCAGGAAAAGAGCTGAAGGAACGGGTAGATTACTGA
- the holB gene encoding DNA polymerase III subunit delta', whose product MSGFELLINQERPIKIITTLLKNRTLPHALLFTGIAGVGKQAVALALAMACNCQGRPSGSNADDGSGQDPDLPQLPACGVCKSCKKIKAGNHPDIIRIQPSGPFIKIEQIRALLQTLSLKPYEARTRVVIISEAQSMNAAASNALLKILEEPPDRSMLVLLATRRSDLLPTIASRCQLVKFNRISDEYIASWVQKEHGLKPQEAKLLSETANGSLNRAQQLIAANWVLSRKWLLAEVQALSLQNIAHILALAEKLAREKELLNERFELIKTWFRDLIINRHVSHKMINQDMADQITSASCKTDMATLLSKMETIEDAQNRLTANTNVRLCMERLLMELAK is encoded by the coding sequence GTGTCCGGGTTTGAGTTGCTCATAAATCAAGAACGACCCATTAAAATAATAACCACCCTCCTTAAGAACCGGACTCTCCCACACGCCCTTCTTTTCACAGGAATAGCAGGAGTGGGCAAACAGGCTGTTGCACTTGCGCTGGCAATGGCCTGCAACTGCCAGGGCCGGCCTTCCGGTTCCAATGCGGATGATGGGTCCGGGCAGGATCCTGACCTTCCACAATTACCGGCATGCGGCGTTTGTAAATCCTGCAAAAAAATTAAAGCCGGCAACCACCCGGATATCATCCGAATCCAACCGAGCGGCCCCTTCATCAAAATTGAACAAATTCGGGCATTATTGCAAACCCTGTCCCTGAAGCCATATGAAGCGAGAACCCGGGTGGTAATCATTTCCGAGGCACAAAGCATGAATGCGGCCGCTAGCAACGCACTGCTCAAAATACTCGAGGAGCCGCCTGATCGCTCGATGCTGGTGCTGCTGGCGACCCGAAGATCTGACTTGCTGCCGACGATTGCATCCCGCTGCCAGTTGGTTAAGTTTAATCGAATTTCGGATGAATATATCGCATCATGGGTTCAAAAGGAACATGGCCTCAAACCACAAGAGGCAAAACTGTTATCAGAAACGGCCAATGGAAGCCTTAACCGAGCACAGCAGTTGATTGCGGCCAACTGGGTGTTGAGCCGCAAATGGTTACTTGCTGAAGTGCAGGCCCTTTCTTTACAGAACATAGCCCATATATTGGCGCTGGCTGAAAAATTAGCCCGGGAAAAAGAATTGCTGAATGAACGTTTTGAATTGATAAAAACCTGGTTCAGGGATTTGATCATCAACCGGCACGTCAGCCATAAAATGATCAACCAGGATATGGCCGATCAGATCACCAGCGCATCCTGTAAAACGGACATGGCAACGCTTTTGTCTAAAATGGAAACGATTGAAGATGCCCAGAACCGATTGACGGCAAATACCAATGTAAGACTCTGCATGGAACGGCTATTGATGGAACTGGCAAAATAA
- a CDS encoding stage 0 sporulation family protein, with product MKKIVGIRFKTAGKVYDFDCGAFVLNKGDHVIVETEQGLGFGTVVVPPRPYEKSPGDRPHKKVFRLATGKDFKQRQQNLSDENSAHTYCLDCIRKLGLKMNLFSVEKSFDGNKYIFFFTAEGRVDFRQLVKMLVKKLGVRIEMRQVGIRNQAKMCGGIGRCGRELCCSTFLDKFDPVSIRMAKEQSLSLNPTKISGQCGRLMCCLTYEFETYKHLKKDLPRLGKVVRTPGGKGKVIRHNAICNRIAVRLEDNIEVEYKADQITLQKE from the coding sequence ATGAAAAAAATAGTTGGCATACGGTTTAAAACAGCAGGCAAAGTATATGATTTTGACTGCGGCGCATTCGTCCTGAATAAGGGTGACCATGTTATTGTTGAAACTGAACAGGGGCTGGGTTTCGGAACAGTGGTGGTGCCGCCGAGGCCCTATGAGAAATCGCCCGGCGATAGACCGCACAAAAAGGTATTTCGACTGGCAACCGGAAAAGATTTCAAACAGCGTCAACAAAATCTGTCGGATGAAAATTCTGCCCATACCTATTGTCTGGACTGCATTCGCAAACTGGGCTTGAAAATGAACTTGTTTTCGGTTGAAAAATCATTCGACGGAAACAAATATATCTTTTTTTTCACAGCCGAAGGCCGGGTCGATTTCCGACAATTGGTCAAAATGCTGGTCAAAAAATTGGGTGTCAGAATTGAAATGCGGCAGGTGGGAATCCGCAACCAAGCCAAAATGTGCGGCGGAATTGGCCGCTGCGGTCGTGAACTGTGCTGCTCAACGTTTTTAGACAAATTCGATCCGGTCTCGATTCGAATGGCCAAAGAACAGAGTCTTTCACTAAACCCAACCAAAATTTCGGGACAGTGTGGACGGTTGATGTGCTGTCTAACCTACGAATTTGAAACTTACAAGCATTTGAAGAAAGATTTGCCACGTTTGGGTAAAGTCGTCAGGACACCCGGTGGAAAAGGCAAGGTTATTCGTCATAATGCAATTTGCAACCGGATCGCCGTCCGTCTGGAGGACAACATAGAAGTTGAATATAAAGCCGACCAAATCACCCTGCAAAAGGAATAG